A window of the Lactuca sativa cultivar Salinas chromosome 5, Lsat_Salinas_v11, whole genome shotgun sequence genome harbors these coding sequences:
- the LOC111892457 gene encoding RNA-binding protein BRN1 isoform X2: MAEGQKPRKHSDESVKLFVGQVPKHMTEAQLAAMFEEFAHVDEVNIIKDKATRASRGCCFVICPSREEADKAVDACHNKRTLPGASCPLQVKYADGELERLEHKIFIGMLPKNVSEGEVSALFSQYGSLKDLQILRGSQQTSKGCAFVKYETKEQAVAAIEDLNGKHKMEGSTVPLVVKWADTEKERLARKAQKAQSLASNMANADPTQHPSLFGALPMGYMSPYNGYGYQAAGSYGVMQYRLPPGQNQRGGSGTPRNYAVSPAGGYVGSVYHPPAQYPVAYPPQQGQGIMSSGPPSPVPPPSSVSSGSPPGDQVEGPPGANLFIYHIPQEFGDEELANAFQGFGRVLSAKVFVDKATGVSKCFGFVSYESPSAAQSAISVMNGYQLGGKKLKVQLKRDNKLNKAQ; this comes from the exons ATGGCGGAAGGTCAGAAACCGCGAAAACACAGCGACGAGAGCGTGAAGTTGTTCGTTGGCCAAGTTCCGAAGCATATGACGGAGGCACAGCTTGCTGCAATGTTCGAAGAATTTGCTCATGTCGACGAAGTCAACATCATCAAAGACAAGGCTACGCGAGCTTCTCGAG GTTGTTGTTTTGTTATATGTCCATCTAGGGAGGAAGCAGACAAGGCCGTGGATGCGTGTCACAATAAAAGAACTCTCCCTGGG GCATCTTGTCCATTGCAAGTCAAGTATGCAGATGGCGAGCTGGAAAGGCTAG AACACAAAATCTTCATTGGTATGCTTCCAAAGAATGTTTCCGAGGGAGAAGTTTCAGCATTGTTTTCTCAATATGGAAGCCTAAAAGACTTGCAAATTTTACGAGGCTCTCAACAAACAAGCAAAG GTTGTGCTTTTGTGAAATACGAGACAAAAGAACAAGCAGTTGCAGCTATAGAGGACCTTAATGGAAAGCACAAGATGGAG GGTTCAACTGTCCCTTTGGTGGTGAAATGGGCAGACACCGAAAAAGAAAGATTAGCTCGAAAGGCTCAAAAAGCACAATCACTAGCTTCTAATATGGCAAACGCGGACCCCACACAACATCCATCTTTATTTGGAGCTCTACCCATGGGTTACATGTCGCCATATAACGGTTATGGATATCAG GCTGCTGGAAGTTATGGGGTTATGCAGTATAGGCTTCCACCAGGGCAAAATCAGCGAGGTGGGAGTGGGACCCCAAGAAATTATGCAGTGTCTCCAGCTGGTGGGTATGTGGGGTCCGTATATCATCCGCCAGCTCAATATCCTGTGGCTTACCCTCCTCAGCAGGGTCAGGGGATTATGAGCAGTGGCCCACCTAGTCCTGTCCCACCACCTTCAAGTGTCAGCAGTGGAAGCCCTCCTGGTGATCAGGTTGAAGGTCCACCTGGCGCCAATCTGTTTATTTATCACATCCCTCAAGAGTTTGGTGATGAAGAGCTTGCAAATGCTTTTCAGGGATTTGGAAGAGTCTTGAGTGCTAAAGTTTTTGTAGACAAAGCAACCGGTGTTAGCAAATGCTTCG GGTTTGTGAGTTATGAGTCGCCATCTGCTGCACAATCTGCAATTAGTGTGATGAATGGGTACCAGTTAGGTGGTAAAAAATTGAAGGTTCAACTGAAAAGAGACAACAAGCTAAACAAAGCTCAATGA
- the LOC111892457 gene encoding RNA-binding protein BRN1 isoform X3: MAEGQKPRKHSDESVKLFVGQVPKHMTEAQLAAMFEEFAHVDEVNIIKDKATRASRGCCFVICPSREEADKAVDACHNKRTLPGASCPLQVKYADGELERLEHKIFIGMLPKNVSEGEVSALFSQYGSLKDLQILRGSQQTSKGCAFVKYETKEQAVAAIEDLNGKHKMEGSTVPLVVKWADTEKERLARKAQKAQSLASNMANADPTQHPSLFGALPMGYMSPYNGYGYQVQAAGSYGVMQYRLPPGQNQRGGSGTPRNYAVSPAGGYVGSVYHPPAQYPVAYPPQQGQGIMSSGPPSPVPPPSSVSSGSPPGDQGFGRVLSAKVFVDKATGVSKCFGFVSYESPSAAQSAISVMNGYQLGGKKLKVQLKRDNKLNKAQ, encoded by the exons ATGGCGGAAGGTCAGAAACCGCGAAAACACAGCGACGAGAGCGTGAAGTTGTTCGTTGGCCAAGTTCCGAAGCATATGACGGAGGCACAGCTTGCTGCAATGTTCGAAGAATTTGCTCATGTCGACGAAGTCAACATCATCAAAGACAAGGCTACGCGAGCTTCTCGAG GTTGTTGTTTTGTTATATGTCCATCTAGGGAGGAAGCAGACAAGGCCGTGGATGCGTGTCACAATAAAAGAACTCTCCCTGGG GCATCTTGTCCATTGCAAGTCAAGTATGCAGATGGCGAGCTGGAAAGGCTAG AACACAAAATCTTCATTGGTATGCTTCCAAAGAATGTTTCCGAGGGAGAAGTTTCAGCATTGTTTTCTCAATATGGAAGCCTAAAAGACTTGCAAATTTTACGAGGCTCTCAACAAACAAGCAAAG GTTGTGCTTTTGTGAAATACGAGACAAAAGAACAAGCAGTTGCAGCTATAGAGGACCTTAATGGAAAGCACAAGATGGAG GGTTCAACTGTCCCTTTGGTGGTGAAATGGGCAGACACCGAAAAAGAAAGATTAGCTCGAAAGGCTCAAAAAGCACAATCACTAGCTTCTAATATGGCAAACGCGGACCCCACACAACATCCATCTTTATTTGGAGCTCTACCCATGGGTTACATGTCGCCATATAACGGTTATGGATATCAGGTTCAG GCTGCTGGAAGTTATGGGGTTATGCAGTATAGGCTTCCACCAGGGCAAAATCAGCGAGGTGGGAGTGGGACCCCAAGAAATTATGCAGTGTCTCCAGCTGGTGGGTATGTGGGGTCCGTATATCATCCGCCAGCTCAATATCCTGTGGCTTACCCTCCTCAGCAGGGTCAGGGGATTATGAGCAGTGGCCCACCTAGTCCTGTCCCACCACCTTCAAGTGTCAGCAGTGGAAGCCCTCCTGGTGATCAG GGATTTGGAAGAGTCTTGAGTGCTAAAGTTTTTGTAGACAAAGCAACCGGTGTTAGCAAATGCTTCG GGTTTGTGAGTTATGAGTCGCCATCTGCTGCACAATCTGCAATTAGTGTGATGAATGGGTACCAGTTAGGTGGTAAAAAATTGAAGGTTCAACTGAAAAGAGACAACAAGCTAAACAAAGCTCAATGA
- the LOC111892457 gene encoding RNA-binding protein BRN1 isoform X1 → MAEGQKPRKHSDESVKLFVGQVPKHMTEAQLAAMFEEFAHVDEVNIIKDKATRASRGCCFVICPSREEADKAVDACHNKRTLPGASCPLQVKYADGELERLEHKIFIGMLPKNVSEGEVSALFSQYGSLKDLQILRGSQQTSKGCAFVKYETKEQAVAAIEDLNGKHKMEGSTVPLVVKWADTEKERLARKAQKAQSLASNMANADPTQHPSLFGALPMGYMSPYNGYGYQVQAAGSYGVMQYRLPPGQNQRGGSGTPRNYAVSPAGGYVGSVYHPPAQYPVAYPPQQGQGIMSSGPPSPVPPPSSVSSGSPPGDQVEGPPGANLFIYHIPQEFGDEELANAFQGFGRVLSAKVFVDKATGVSKCFGFVSYESPSAAQSAISVMNGYQLGGKKLKVQLKRDNKLNKAQ, encoded by the exons ATGGCGGAAGGTCAGAAACCGCGAAAACACAGCGACGAGAGCGTGAAGTTGTTCGTTGGCCAAGTTCCGAAGCATATGACGGAGGCACAGCTTGCTGCAATGTTCGAAGAATTTGCTCATGTCGACGAAGTCAACATCATCAAAGACAAGGCTACGCGAGCTTCTCGAG GTTGTTGTTTTGTTATATGTCCATCTAGGGAGGAAGCAGACAAGGCCGTGGATGCGTGTCACAATAAAAGAACTCTCCCTGGG GCATCTTGTCCATTGCAAGTCAAGTATGCAGATGGCGAGCTGGAAAGGCTAG AACACAAAATCTTCATTGGTATGCTTCCAAAGAATGTTTCCGAGGGAGAAGTTTCAGCATTGTTTTCTCAATATGGAAGCCTAAAAGACTTGCAAATTTTACGAGGCTCTCAACAAACAAGCAAAG GTTGTGCTTTTGTGAAATACGAGACAAAAGAACAAGCAGTTGCAGCTATAGAGGACCTTAATGGAAAGCACAAGATGGAG GGTTCAACTGTCCCTTTGGTGGTGAAATGGGCAGACACCGAAAAAGAAAGATTAGCTCGAAAGGCTCAAAAAGCACAATCACTAGCTTCTAATATGGCAAACGCGGACCCCACACAACATCCATCTTTATTTGGAGCTCTACCCATGGGTTACATGTCGCCATATAACGGTTATGGATATCAGGTTCAG GCTGCTGGAAGTTATGGGGTTATGCAGTATAGGCTTCCACCAGGGCAAAATCAGCGAGGTGGGAGTGGGACCCCAAGAAATTATGCAGTGTCTCCAGCTGGTGGGTATGTGGGGTCCGTATATCATCCGCCAGCTCAATATCCTGTGGCTTACCCTCCTCAGCAGGGTCAGGGGATTATGAGCAGTGGCCCACCTAGTCCTGTCCCACCACCTTCAAGTGTCAGCAGTGGAAGCCCTCCTGGTGATCAGGTTGAAGGTCCACCTGGCGCCAATCTGTTTATTTATCACATCCCTCAAGAGTTTGGTGATGAAGAGCTTGCAAATGCTTTTCAGGGATTTGGAAGAGTCTTGAGTGCTAAAGTTTTTGTAGACAAAGCAACCGGTGTTAGCAAATGCTTCG GGTTTGTGAGTTATGAGTCGCCATCTGCTGCACAATCTGCAATTAGTGTGATGAATGGGTACCAGTTAGGTGGTAAAAAATTGAAGGTTCAACTGAAAAGAGACAACAAGCTAAACAAAGCTCAATGA